One Staphylococcus ratti DNA segment encodes these proteins:
- a CDS encoding RNA degradosome polyphosphate kinase: MTNTNNNLDINHPSYYNNREVSWLDFNYRVLQEACDTSNPLLEQLNFIAIGSSNLDEFFMVRVAGLKDQVKMGFDKPENKTQMTPLEQLAEIEKKNRKNVAFQYQRFNELVEELKTYDVFLSRPEALSDELIERLEAIFLTEILPTLTPLGIDAYRPFPKLNNKTLNIFVDIDTGNEINSAIVQIPALLKRFISINEGNKHYIVLIEDLISYFMSHLFQGYEILHTYTFRITRNADLTIHEDGAEDLLIEIERFLKERKSGAAVRLEIDNRYHPENNLDWLASILELEKEDVYLTDGPLDLTMVFELVDHLSHKLKHLKYQRYTPQVPQSLGNNNIFDLAMKRDIFFHHPYESFDPIVDFIQEASEDPNTIAIKQTLYRVSSDSPIIEALKNAAENGKQVTVLVELKARFDEENNVHWARMLEDAGCHVMYGMTHLKTHSKITLIVKRINGQLVPFVHLGTGNYNDKTAKLYTDMGIITTNSDIGKDAMSFFNYLSGYSIKPDYQQLNVSPYEIRDLFIERIEEEVQSHLKHGNGKMIMKMNSLTDKALIKKLFEASQAGVQIKLIIRGICCLKPGIPGVSDNIEVVSIVGRLLEHSRIYYFYNNGDEKVYLSSADMMTRNMIKRVEILFPVLNQKIARRLVSYLELQLSDNQKGRYQDRYGVYHYIQNDLPPNNSQEKLMEEAVEFGLNLKKENIVETGQPVRPKSNWVNRFRKKFNRK, from the coding sequence GTGACGAATACGAATAATAATTTAGACATTAATCACCCAAGTTATTATAATAACCGGGAAGTCAGTTGGTTAGATTTTAATTATCGTGTGCTACAAGAAGCATGCGATACATCCAATCCTTTATTGGAACAGCTTAATTTTATTGCTATAGGAAGTTCAAATTTAGATGAATTTTTTATGGTGCGCGTTGCGGGTTTAAAAGACCAAGTCAAAATGGGATTTGACAAGCCTGAGAACAAAACACAAATGACACCTTTAGAACAACTCGCTGAAATAGAGAAGAAAAATCGTAAAAATGTTGCATTTCAATACCAAAGGTTTAATGAGTTGGTAGAAGAATTAAAGACTTATGATGTTTTCTTAAGTCGACCAGAAGCGTTAAGCGATGAACTGATTGAGCGATTAGAAGCCATCTTTTTAACTGAAATTTTACCTACGTTAACACCATTAGGTATCGATGCATATAGACCATTTCCAAAGTTAAACAATAAAACACTCAATATCTTTGTGGATATAGATACTGGAAATGAAATTAACTCCGCGATTGTTCAAATTCCTGCTCTGTTAAAACGCTTTATATCAATTAACGAGGGGAACAAGCATTATATCGTTTTAATTGAAGATTTAATCAGTTATTTTATGAGTCATTTATTTCAAGGATACGAAATTCTTCACACGTATACTTTCCGTATTACGCGTAACGCTGACTTAACGATACATGAAGACGGTGCTGAAGACTTACTCATTGAAATTGAACGCTTTTTAAAAGAACGTAAAAGTGGTGCAGCAGTAAGGCTTGAAATAGACAACCGTTATCATCCAGAAAACAATTTGGATTGGTTGGCAAGTATTCTTGAATTAGAAAAAGAAGATGTCTACCTTACGGATGGTCCGTTAGATTTAACGATGGTATTCGAACTAGTAGACCATTTATCTCATAAATTAAAACATCTAAAATATCAACGTTATACACCACAAGTACCACAGTCTCTAGGAAATAATAATATTTTTGATTTAGCAATGAAACGAGATATATTTTTCCATCATCCATACGAGTCATTTGATCCTATCGTAGACTTTATTCAAGAAGCTTCTGAAGATCCGAATACGATTGCGATTAAGCAAACGTTATATCGAGTAAGTAGTGATTCACCAATTATTGAAGCGTTAAAAAATGCGGCTGAAAATGGTAAACAAGTTACGGTATTGGTAGAATTGAAAGCTCGTTTTGATGAAGAGAATAACGTCCATTGGGCACGCATGTTAGAAGATGCAGGATGTCATGTGATGTACGGGATGACTCATCTAAAAACACACAGTAAGATTACACTTATTGTAAAACGTATCAATGGCCAACTCGTTCCATTCGTTCATCTTGGAACTGGCAATTATAACGATAAGACTGCTAAATTGTATACAGATATGGGCATTATTACGACGAATAGTGATATTGGTAAAGACGCGATGAGTTTCTTTAACTATTTAAGCGGCTATTCAATTAAGCCAGATTATCAACAGTTAAATGTCTCGCCTTATGAAATACGTGATTTATTTATCGAACGTATTGAAGAAGAAGTACAAAGTCATTTAAAACATGGTAACGGTAAAATGATAATGAAAATGAATTCACTCACAGATAAAGCATTGATTAAGAAATTATTTGAAGCTTCTCAAGCAGGTGTACAAATTAAATTGATTATCCGTGGTATTTGTTGTTTGAAGCCGGGGATACCGGGTGTGAGTGACAATATTGAAGTCGTGAGTATTGTAGGTCGTTTATTAGAACATTCTCGAATTTATTATTTCTATAATAATGGAGACGAAAAAGTTTATTTATCTTCAGCGGATATGATGACACGAAATATGATTAAACGTGTGGAAATTTTATTTCCAGTGTTAAATCAAAAAATTGCACGTCGCCTTGTTTCCTATTTGGAATTACAGTTATCGGATAACCAAAAAGGCCGTTATCAAGATCGTTACGGTGTTTATCATTATATTCAAAATGATTTACCGCCGAACAATTCTCAAGAAAAGTTAATGGAAGAAGCGGTGGAATTTGGTTTGAATTTGAAAAAAGAAAATATTGTTGAAACCGGACAACCTGTGCGACCTAAATCGAATTGGGTCAATCGTTTCAGAAAAAAATTCAACCGAAAATAA
- a CDS encoding SAS053 family DNA gyrase inhibitor — MTEDKHIDHENEMVDDFDDLVDLGKEMEQISEANDQEKFDQSHDPNVRSDK; from the coding sequence ATGACAGAGGACAAGCACATCGATCATGAGAACGAAATGGTTGACGATTTTGACGATCTTGTTGATTTAGGAAAAGAAATGGAACAAATTTCTGAAGCGAATGATCAAGAAAAGTTTGATCAATCACACGACCCTAACGTACGTTCAGATAAGTAA
- a CDS encoding 6-phosphogluconolactonase: protein MAMNFKVFKNKDTAAIYTADIIRKQFNNNPTTIAGFHLSNEDAPVLDYLKRNVDDHAVDFSQIHILDYDKNASYFKALGVPEKQIHEIPEDDDVEKFIEHKAKTKDNKGKLTLQVVSIDKKGEFGVPVNNGLKPAREIFVVVTGSDKADIVKKLYEDNGNTSFIPSSLKTHRMVNIVLDEAAAQGLPDDVREYFTSLYA from the coding sequence ATGGCAATGAACTTTAAAGTATTCAAAAACAAAGATACTGCAGCAATTTATACAGCAGATATCATTAGAAAACAATTCAACAATAATCCAACTACAATTGCTGGATTTCATTTGAGTAATGAAGATGCACCAGTTTTAGATTACTTAAAACGAAATGTTGATGACCATGCCGTAGATTTTAGTCAAATTCATATTTTAGACTATGATAAAAATGCGTCTTATTTCAAAGCGCTTGGTGTACCTGAAAAACAAATTCATGAGATTCCTGAAGATGACGATGTTGAAAAATTCATTGAGCATAAAGCGAAAACGAAAGATAATAAAGGGAAATTGACATTACAAGTCGTTTCTATCGACAAAAAAGGTGAATTTGGTGTACCTGTGAATAATGGTTTAAAACCAGCACGAGAAATTTTTGTAGTCGTTACGGGTAGCGACAAAGCAGATATCGTTAAAAAATTATATGAGGATAATGGCAATACAAGTTTTATTCCTTCAAGTTTAAAAACACATCGTATGGTAAATATTGTGCTTGATGAAGCAGCGGCACAAGGATTACCGGATGATGTTCGAGAATATTTCACTTCTCTATATGCATAA
- the trmL gene encoding tRNA (uridine(34)/cytosine(34)/5-carboxymethylaminomethyluridine(34)-2'-O)-methyltransferase TrmL has translation MTIHVVLYQPEIPANTGNIARTCAATETHLHLIRPLGFSTDDKMLRRAGLDYWQYVNITYHDSIEAFFEATEGNYYLLTKFGSKNHTSQDFSDTQTNHFFIFGKETTGLPDWVKDTYQNTALRIPMNDKVRALNLSNTAAILIYEALRQQGYPNLQ, from the coding sequence ATGACGATTCACGTTGTATTATATCAACCTGAAATTCCAGCAAACACTGGAAATATTGCGCGTACTTGCGCAGCTACTGAAACACATTTACATTTGATTCGCCCGTTAGGTTTTAGCACAGATGATAAAATGTTACGTCGTGCAGGATTAGATTATTGGCAATATGTAAATATTACGTATCATGATAGTATAGAAGCATTTTTTGAAGCGACAGAAGGTAACTATTATTTATTAACAAAATTTGGCTCAAAAAATCATACATCCCAAGATTTTTCGGATACGCAAACGAACCACTTTTTTATTTTTGGTAAAGAAACGACAGGTTTGCCAGATTGGGTAAAAGATACGTATCAAAACACTGCATTACGTATTCCAATGAATGATAAAGTACGTGCATTAAATTTATCTAATACAGCAGCCATTTTAATATATGAAGCTTTGAGACAACAAGGATATCCAAATTTACAATAA
- a CDS encoding RluA family pseudouridine synthase: MKFTVAEPFNQMTLREMFKSLNLPKKELHLLNMSKEIQINGAPASLNEVIHTGDEVILPSSSDKSQYVPSYRHAQIVYEDDYLAIVLKPKGVKTHPNDLKESNTLMNHIIYTLDTDYVEPIHRLDQETVGLLIVAKNALVKKVLDRMLEDNHIHRIYRAQVKSLLPLKAQTIDQPIGKDKFHPNKRRISPTGQRAVTHILKSKMIKEGVCEVHLKLDTGRTHQIRVHLASIGYPVIGDPLYSQSTLRQLKLESYQVQFTHPILQQEINVTLDDANA; this comes from the coding sequence ATGAAATTTACAGTAGCAGAACCGTTCAATCAAATGACTTTAAGAGAGATGTTCAAGTCATTAAATTTACCAAAAAAAGAACTACACTTACTTAACATGTCCAAAGAGATCCAAATCAATGGTGCGCCCGCTTCATTGAACGAAGTTATCCATACGGGTGATGAGGTGATACTTCCATCTTCTTCTGACAAAAGTCAATATGTCCCTAGCTATCGTCATGCTCAAATTGTTTATGAAGATGACTATCTCGCTATCGTATTAAAACCTAAAGGTGTTAAAACACACCCTAATGATTTAAAAGAAAGCAATACGCTAATGAATCATATTATCTACACGTTAGATACAGATTATGTTGAGCCGATTCATCGACTTGACCAAGAAACGGTTGGTTTGCTTATCGTTGCTAAAAATGCGCTTGTCAAAAAGGTTTTAGATCGCATGTTAGAAGATAACCATATTCACCGTATCTACCGTGCACAAGTGAAAAGTCTTTTACCGCTCAAAGCTCAAACAATTGATCAACCGATTGGTAAAGATAAATTTCATCCAAATAAACGCCGTATTTCGCCAACGGGCCAACGTGCTGTCACACATATTTTAAAATCTAAAATGATTAAAGAAGGTGTATGTGAAGTACATCTAAAATTAGATACGGGTCGTACACATCAAATTCGAGTGCATTTAGCATCTATCGGTTACCCTGTTATTGGTGACCCATTGTATAGTCAATCGACTTTGCGCCAATTGAAACTTGAAAGTTACCAAGTCCAATTTACGCACCCTATTTTACAACAAGAAATCAATGTCACTTTAGATGACGCCAATGCATAA
- the fumC gene encoding class II fumarate hydratase, translated as MSVRIEHDTFGEIEVPADKYWGAQTQRSKQNFPVGKEKMPIEVVYGFAQLKRGAALANNELGKLSDIKKDAIVHACDRILKGELDEHFPLVVWQTGSGTQSNMNVNEVVSYVANEYLKEHGSEEHIHPNDDVNKSQSSNDTFPTAMHVALYHEIESKLEPALKGLRDTFYKKEQDFKDIIKIGRTHLQDATPITLGQEISGWRYMLDVCERLLTESKKHILNLAIGGTAVGTGINAHPEFGNKVAHFISENTGYPFVSSENKFHALTAHDEVVQLHGSLKALAGDLMKIANDIRWLASGPRAGLAEISIPENEPGSSIMPGKVNPTQCEMLTMVATQVMGNDTVVGISSSQGNFELNVFKPVILHNTLQSIYLLADGMNTFNDNCAVGIEPIEENIDNYLNRSLMLVTALNPHIGYEKAASIAKKAHKESLTLKEAAIQSGHLTEEQFNEWIKPEDMVHPK; from the coding sequence ATGTCAGTAAGAATTGAACACGATACTTTTGGTGAAATTGAAGTACCTGCAGATAAATATTGGGGTGCTCAAACGCAAAGAAGTAAACAAAATTTTCCTGTAGGTAAAGAAAAAATGCCTATTGAAGTGGTATATGGTTTTGCACAGTTAAAACGTGGTGCAGCTTTAGCGAATAACGAGTTAGGCAAGTTAAGTGATATTAAAAAAGACGCTATTGTCCACGCATGTGACCGTATATTAAAAGGTGAGTTAGACGAACATTTTCCACTTGTTGTATGGCAAACGGGAAGCGGTACGCAAAGTAATATGAACGTTAACGAAGTGGTAAGCTATGTAGCGAACGAATATTTAAAAGAACATGGCAGTGAGGAACATATCCATCCAAACGATGATGTGAATAAATCACAAAGTTCTAACGATACTTTCCCAACAGCAATGCACGTTGCTTTGTATCATGAAATTGAATCAAAATTAGAACCTGCATTAAAAGGATTACGTGATACGTTCTACAAAAAAGAGCAAGATTTTAAAGACATTATTAAAATTGGACGCACACATCTACAAGACGCGACACCGATCACGTTAGGACAAGAAATTAGCGGATGGCGTTATATGCTGGATGTTTGTGAGCGATTACTAACAGAATCTAAAAAGCATATTCTTAATTTAGCAATTGGTGGTACAGCTGTAGGAACAGGCATTAATGCACACCCAGAGTTTGGCAATAAAGTAGCGCATTTTATTTCAGAAAATACTGGTTATCCGTTTGTTTCATCTGAAAATAAATTCCATGCCTTAACAGCGCATGATGAAGTAGTGCAATTACACGGTTCATTAAAAGCACTAGCAGGAGACTTAATGAAAATTGCGAACGATATCCGCTGGTTAGCTTCAGGCCCTCGTGCTGGTTTAGCAGAAATTTCGATTCCAGAAAATGAACCAGGTTCTTCAATTATGCCAGGTAAAGTGAATCCAACACAATGTGAAATGTTAACAATGGTGGCAACTCAAGTTATGGGTAACGATACAGTAGTAGGTATTTCAAGTTCTCAAGGTAACTTTGAATTAAACGTATTTAAACCAGTTATTTTACACAACACGTTGCAATCTATTTATCTATTAGCGGATGGAATGAATACATTCAATGATAATTGTGCTGTTGGAATTGAACCTATCGAAGAAAATATTGATAATTACTTAAACCGTTCTTTAATGCTTGTTACTGCTTTAAACCCACATATTGGCTATGAAAAAGCAGCTTCTATTGCGAAAAAAGCTCACAAAGAAAGTTTGACATTAAAAGAAGCAGCCATTCAATCTGGTCATCTTACGGAAGAACAGTTTAATGAGTGGATTAAGCCGGAAGATATGGTTCATCCGAAATAA
- the ppx gene encoding exopolyphosphatase, translating to MERNGLIDIGSNTIRLVIFQFHPDTGLNEIQNIKTPARLSQYLDDDHRMSDEGIEVLTEALHSFKKVSDKFKVENLFPIATAAIRQSTNQKEIIKHVKKKVGIDIIIIPEEDEAFYGSYAVTHTTGIDNGITVDIGGGSTEVTYFEKRKIKQATSFPFGVVTLSRMFFEDKAHNDKDAIKKMEKFLKGEFNKLNWIANKAITLVGIGGSARNCARIHQSYHQYPIAGVHGYTMAFDGLKEVYQLLKKTSREDLTHLDGLSRDRADIILPAVAVFNVLYEMIDAKAFTFSRKGIREGFIMNQIANAYPGEFSKNHVRQDALKHLANEYHIEQSGAKQRVKLASSLFDQIVKLKKVDMDDTLKQLFLEAAYLYYLGKFVDSDSSSQHTYYLIANSSINGLSHKERVTLALLASFKNKTLLKFYSDETGWFDSNELSDIQTLGGIVKFVNAMNISNTNTVNQLALSKDKEGYQLDVYYQGEPIAEEYQTLRQKKHLEKVLKENVKINFTKS from the coding sequence ATGGAAAGGAACGGTTTAATTGATATCGGATCCAATACGATTCGTTTAGTTATTTTTCAATTTCATCCTGATACAGGGCTTAATGAGATACAAAATATTAAAACACCGGCAAGACTAAGCCAATATTTAGACGATGATCATCGTATGTCGGATGAAGGAATTGAAGTTTTAACAGAAGCTTTACACAGCTTTAAGAAAGTTTCTGATAAATTCAAAGTTGAAAATTTGTTTCCGATCGCTACTGCTGCCATTCGACAGTCAACAAATCAAAAAGAAATTATTAAGCATGTAAAAAAGAAAGTTGGCATTGACATCATCATTATCCCAGAAGAAGATGAGGCGTTTTATGGCTCATATGCCGTGACACATACGACTGGGATTGACAATGGTATTACAGTAGACATTGGTGGAGGGTCTACCGAAGTAACATATTTTGAAAAACGTAAAATTAAACAAGCTACAAGCTTTCCTTTTGGTGTCGTGACTTTATCGCGCATGTTTTTTGAAGATAAAGCGCATAATGACAAAGATGCTATTAAAAAAATGGAAAAGTTTTTAAAAGGCGAATTTAACAAATTAAATTGGATTGCCAACAAAGCAATCACGCTTGTAGGTATTGGAGGATCTGCTCGAAATTGTGCACGTATCCATCAATCTTATCATCAATATCCTATTGCAGGTGTGCATGGCTATACGATGGCTTTTGATGGTTTAAAAGAAGTATATCAATTGTTAAAGAAGACGTCTCGTGAAGATTTAACGCATTTAGATGGGTTAAGCCGTGATCGCGCAGATATCATTTTACCGGCAGTTGCCGTTTTTAATGTATTGTATGAAATGATTGATGCTAAAGCTTTTACGTTTTCAAGAAAAGGTATTCGTGAAGGATTTATTATGAATCAAATTGCGAATGCTTATCCGGGAGAATTTTCAAAAAATCATGTACGACAAGATGCGTTAAAACATTTAGCAAATGAGTATCACATTGAGCAAAGTGGTGCGAAGCAAAGAGTGAAACTAGCTTCTTCGTTGTTTGATCAAATTGTAAAACTGAAAAAAGTAGATATGGATGATACGCTGAAGCAACTTTTTTTAGAAGCTGCCTATTTGTATTATCTTGGAAAATTTGTAGATTCAGACTCAAGTTCACAGCATACTTATTACCTTATCGCAAATTCAAGTATCAATGGGTTATCCCATAAGGAACGGGTCACGTTAGCTTTACTAGCAAGCTTTAAAAATAAGACACTATTGAAATTTTATAGTGATGAAACAGGTTGGTTTGATTCAAACGAATTAAGTGATATACAAACTTTAGGGGGCATAGTGAAGTTTGTAAATGCAATGAATATTTCGAATACCAATACAGTGAATCAATTGGCATTATCTAAAGATAAAGAGGGATACCAACTTGATGTATATTATCAAGGCGAACCTATCGCTGAAGAATACCAAACACTTCGGCAAAAAAAGCACCTAGAAAAAGTACTCAAGGAGAATGTTAAAATTAATTTTACAAAATCTTAA
- the queG gene encoding tRNA epoxyqueuosine(34) reductase QueG encodes MDILTLKQEVIDYAHQIGIDDIGFTTADPFDELKNKLIEYHAKGYASGFEESDINLRTEPKLSLPSAQSIIAIAVGYPNKLQNAPKSVRGDRRGMFARASWGQDYHSIMRRRLDDLAAFIQSKVPDVETMSMVDTGVLSDRAVAERAGLGFTGRNGFVINPKLGTWSYLGEMLVNLPFPPDEQIIDSCGDCTICVDRCPTSALVGDGQLNSQKCISFLTQTKGYLKDEYRYKIGNRLYGCDTCQQVCPKNRGINTEQDDIILEPDILKPRLVPLLQMSNKEFKATYGHLAGAWRGKKPIQRNAIIALAHFEEVSAIPELKAVAEEDPRPMIRGTAFWAIGQILGDEAKDYVMSHYDNELEEVQKEMVKGLEMRRQKR; translated from the coding sequence ATGGATATACTGACGTTAAAACAAGAAGTCATTGATTACGCGCATCAAATTGGAATAGATGACATAGGTTTTACTACAGCTGATCCATTTGATGAACTGAAAAACAAGTTAATTGAATACCATGCGAAAGGTTACGCATCTGGATTTGAAGAATCTGATATCAATTTAAGGACAGAGCCTAAATTATCTCTTCCTTCTGCTCAATCGATTATTGCGATTGCTGTAGGTTATCCGAACAAGCTCCAAAACGCTCCGAAAAGTGTCAGAGGAGACCGACGAGGTATGTTTGCACGTGCTTCTTGGGGACAAGATTATCATTCAATTATGCGACGACGCCTTGATGATTTGGCCGCATTTATTCAATCTAAAGTGCCAGACGTTGAAACGATGTCAATGGTAGATACAGGCGTTTTATCTGACCGAGCAGTAGCAGAACGTGCAGGATTAGGCTTTACGGGAAGAAATGGTTTTGTGATTAATCCTAAGCTAGGAACATGGTCATATTTGGGAGAAATGTTGGTTAACTTGCCTTTCCCTCCAGATGAACAAATTATTGACAGCTGTGGAGATTGTACGATTTGTGTAGATCGATGTCCAACAAGTGCATTAGTTGGTGACGGTCAACTCAATAGTCAAAAATGTATTAGCTTTTTAACGCAAACAAAAGGCTATTTAAAAGATGAATATCGTTATAAAATAGGTAATAGACTTTATGGATGCGATACATGTCAGCAAGTTTGTCCTAAAAATAGAGGAATTAATACTGAACAAGATGATATCATACTTGAACCTGATATTTTAAAGCCGCGACTTGTACCTTTATTACAAATGTCGAATAAAGAATTTAAAGCAACCTATGGGCATTTAGCAGGTGCATGGCGTGGGAAAAAGCCGATTCAAAGAAATGCGATTATCGCACTTGCGCATTTTGAGGAAGTTTCAGCAATTCCAGAATTAAAAGCCGTTGCTGAAGAAGACCCAAGGCCAATGATTAGAGGGACAGCCTTTTGGGCAATTGGACAGATATTAGGAGATGAAGCAAAAGATTATGTGATGTCACATTATGATAATGAACTTGAAGAAGTTCAAAAAGAAATGGTAAAAGGTTTAGAAATGAGGAGACAAAAAAGATGA
- the nagA gene encoding N-acetylglucosamine-6-phosphate deacetylase, producing MSEYVIQGGTIYTEDGTIEEGHIKIKDGIIEYIGHSLYNGDLEVIHVPNSHILPGFIDLHIHGGYGHDAMDASMDGLKHLSEHLLSEGTTSYLATTMTQSNEAITKALNSIAAYKQQQSIKEAEILGVHLEGPFISENKVGAQNPKFVQRPTIQQLDTFQKEADHLIKVVTIAPEVEGAHEVIRHFSKDIIFSIGHTVATFDEANEAVKYGAKHVTHLYNAATPFTHRDPGVFGAAWTNPFLHCELIGDGIHSHPDSVNIAFKMNGISNMFLITDAMRAKGLGPGKYDLGGQNVVVTNETARLESGALAGSILKMNVGLKNLIHFTKQSLEDLWRVTSYNQAKALNILHQKGSLQEGKHADIVILDNDINVLKTIKMGYVFNNVNDKNA from the coding sequence ATGTCAGAATATGTGATTCAAGGTGGCACAATTTATACAGAAGATGGCACAATTGAAGAAGGCCATATTAAAATTAAAGATGGCATCATCGAATATATTGGTCATTCACTTTATAATGGTGATTTAGAAGTCATACATGTACCTAATAGCCATATTCTTCCTGGATTTATAGATCTTCATATTCATGGTGGATATGGACATGATGCGATGGATGCCAGCATGGATGGGTTAAAACACCTGTCTGAGCATTTGCTTTCTGAAGGAACGACGAGTTACTTAGCTACAACGATGACACAATCTAATGAAGCCATTACAAAAGCCTTAAATAGCATTGCTGCATATAAACAACAACAATCTATCAAAGAGGCAGAAATTTTAGGTGTACATTTAGAAGGACCATTTATTTCTGAAAATAAAGTAGGCGCACAAAACCCAAAATTTGTACAGCGTCCTACAATTCAACAATTAGATACGTTTCAAAAAGAAGCGGACCATTTAATTAAAGTGGTGACCATTGCACCTGAAGTAGAAGGTGCGCACGAAGTGATTCGTCATTTTAGTAAAGATATTATTTTTTCTATCGGTCATACGGTGGCGACATTTGATGAAGCGAATGAAGCGGTTAAATATGGAGCGAAACATGTGACGCATTTGTATAATGCGGCTACGCCATTTACGCACCGCGATCCTGGCGTGTTTGGTGCAGCATGGACCAATCCTTTCTTACATTGTGAATTGATTGGGGATGGTATTCACTCACATCCGGATTCTGTAAATATTGCTTTTAAAATGAATGGTATTTCCAACATGTTTTTGATTACTGATGCTATGCGTGCAAAAGGCTTAGGTCCTGGTAAGTATGATTTAGGTGGACAAAATGTCGTTGTTACAAATGAAACAGCGAGACTAGAAAGCGGTGCGCTTGCGGGTAGTATTTTAAAAATGAATGTAGGTCTCAAAAATTTAATTCATTTTACTAAACAGTCATTAGAAGATTTATGGAGAGTAACAAGTTATAATCAAGCTAAGGCATTAAACATACTACATCAAAAAGGAAGTTTACAAGAAGGTAAACATGCCGATATTGTCATTTTAGATAATGATATCAATGTTTTAAAAACAATCAAGATGGGGTATGTATTTAATAATGTTAATGACAAGAATGCATAA